A DNA window from Castanea sativa cultivar Marrone di Chiusa Pesio chromosome 7, ASM4071231v1 contains the following coding sequences:
- the LOC142643708 gene encoding putative LRR receptor-like serine/threonine-protein kinase At2g16250 has product MVDQRNIVSFWLLLLLFLLVLESTVEQSQTLSSRAERVALLELRSSLGLRSKDWPRKVNPCLIWNGVTCQNGRVIGLNISGFQRTRIGRQNPQFSVNALANLTLLSWFNASNFLLPGPIPDWFGFQMAALQVLDLSSCSVNGAIPSSLGNLTNLTTLYLSHNNLTGQIPVSLGQLLGLSVLDLSRNSFTSSIPSSFASLRNLSVLDLSVNNLSGSIPSDIGTLVKLQYLNLSSNGLSSSIPRQLGDLTSLVDLDLSFNNLTGSVPEDLSGLRSLKNIIIGNNLLGGLLSDSLFATLTQLESIVLRHSGFTGILPDVLWSMSNLRLLDVSGNNFTGMLPNSSSNVNATGVVLNISQNMLYGNLTAILRRFSVIDLSGNYFEGAVPDYARSNASLDRNCLQNVPSQRTSAECSSFYAEKGLTFDNFGLPNSTQPPPAAGSSGKSNRKTIILAAVFGGLGLLLLVAGLVVLLVCTRKRGATNQKGVDVGSVTAEGGAPTPGVVINFSSLGDAFTYQQLLQATGEFSDANLIKYGHSGDLFRGLLENGVPVVIKRIDLRTTTKRETYLSELDFFSKASNSRLVPFLGYCLENEHEKFLVYKYMPNGDLSNSLYRKTDSEEDSLQSLDWITRLKIATGAAEGLCYLHHECTPPLVHRDVQASSILLDDKFEVRLGSLSEVCAQEGDTHQSRFTRLLRLPQSSEQGTSGSLTSVCSYDVYCFGKVLLELVTGKIGISASSDSQVKEWFENTLPYISMYDKELVTKIVDPSLIIDEDLLEEVWAMAIVALSCLNPKPSKRPLMRYILRALENPLKVVREENSGSARLRTTSSRGSWNAGVFGSWRHSTSDASGIPAASTYKAEGGSSLKQSATTGSQGSGHNGEHSSSRRRHSREIVPEPSDVQDIVRPNQD; this is encoded by the exons ATGGTGGATCAGCGAAACATAGTATCTttttggttgttattgttgttgtttttgttggtgtTGGAGTCTACAGTAGAACAGTCACAGACACTGAGTTCAAGAGCTGAGAGAGTTGCTCTACTTGAACTCAGATCGTCCTTAGGGTTGAGAAGCAAGGACTGGCCTAGAAAGGTCAATCCTTGCTTGATATGGAATGGTGTGACATGCCAGAATGGTAGGGTCATTGGGCTAAACATTTCTGGGTTTCAAAGAACCCGAATTGGCAGGCAAAACCCTCAATTCTCAGTCAATGCCTTAGCCAATTTGACCCTTTTGTCGTGGTTCAATGCTTCCAATTTCTTGCTTCCGGGCCCGATTCCCGACTGGTTCGGGTTTCAAATGGCTGCTCTCCAAGTGCTTGATCTTAGTTCTTGTTCTGTCAATGGTGCTATCCCTTCAAGTCTTGGAAATTTGACCAATTTAACCACTCTGTACTTGTCTCATAATAACCTCACTGGCCAAATTCCTGTTAGTTTAGGACAATTGCTAGGCCTTTCAGTTCTTGATCTTTCAAGGAATTCGTTTACTTCATCGATTCCCAGTTCATTTGCCTCACTCAGAAATCTTTCAGTTCTTGATTTGTCTGTGAATAACTTATCCGGGTCGATTCCCTCTGACATTGGGACCTTAGTGAAGCTTCAGTATTTGAATCTTTCCAGCAATGGTTTATCATCTTCGATACCTCGTCAGTTAGGGGACCTTACTAGCTTGGTTGACTTGGATCTCAGTTTCAATAATTTGACTGGATCAGTGCCTGAAGATTTGAGTGGTTTGAGGAGTTTAAAGAACATTATAATTGGGAACAATTTGCTTGGTGGGTTGTTGTCGGATAGCTTGTTTGCTACTCTGACGCAGTTGGAGTCCATAGTTCTGAGACATAGTGGTTTTACTGGTATTCTCCCTGATGTGTTGTGGTCAATGTCTAATTTGCGTTTACTTGATGTCTCTGGCAATAATTTCACTGGTATGCTGCCCAATTCTAGCTCGAATGTCAATGCCACTGGCGTAGTACTCAACATTTCTCAAAATATGCTCTATGGAAATCTCACGGCTATACTGAGAAGATTCAGTGTCATTGATCTTTCTGGAAATTACTTTGAAGGTGCTGTTCCGGACTATGCGCGTAGTAATGCGTCTCTCGACAGAAATTGCCTCCAAAACGTGCCGAGTCAAAGGACTTCAGCTGAATGCTCATCATTCTATGCAGAGAAGGGTCTGACTTTTGATAATTTTGGACTTCCAAATTCCACACAACCTCCTCCTGCAGCAGGAAGTTCTGGGAAGAGCAATAGAAAGACAATTATATTAGCTGCAGTTTTTGGGGGACTTGGTTTGTTGCTTTTGGTGGCGGGGTTGGTAGTGTTGCTAGTATGCACCCGCAAGAGGGGTGCTACTAATCAAAAGGGGGTTGACGTGGGGTCAGTTACCGCAGAGGGTGGTGCACCAACTCCTGGAGTAGTGATTAACTTTTCCAGTCTAGGAGATGCATTTACATATCAGCAACTGCTTCAAGCCACAGGTGAGTTTAGCGATGCAAACCTCATCAAATATGGCCACTCAGGGGATCTTTTCCGTGGTTTGTTGGAGAATGGGGTCCCTGTGGTTATCAAAAGGATTGATTTGCGCACAACAACTAAAAGGGAAACATACCTTTCGGAATTGGATTTCTTTAGTAAGGCTTCAAATTCAAGGTTGGTCCCCTTTTTGGGATACTGCCTAGAGAATGAGCACGAGAAGTTCCTGGTTTACAAATATATGCCAAATGGAGACTTGTCAAATTCCTTGTATCGGAAAACAGATTCAGAGGAAGATAGTTTGCAGTCATTGGATTGGATAACAAGACTGAAAATTGCAACTGGAGCTGCGGAGGGTCTATGTTATCTGCATCATGAATGCACTCCTCCACTTGTGCACAG GGATGTTCAAGCAAGCAGTATACTTCTTGATGATAAATTTGAAGTGAGGCTAGGGAGCTTGAGTGAGGTCTGTGCTCAAGAAGGGGATACTCATCAAAGCAGATTTACTAGGTTGCTGCGGTTGCCACA GTCATCAGAACAAGGCACTTCTG GTTCACTGACATCAGTGTGTTCCTATGATGTGTACTGCTTTGGCAAAGTGTTACTCGAGCTAGTGACTGGTAAAATTGGTATCAGTGCCTCGAGTGACTCCCAAGTTAAGGAATGGTTTGAAAATACGCTACCTTAcatcagtatgtatgacaaggAACTGGTGACAAAAATTGTGGATCCATCTCTAATAATAGATGAGGATCTATTGGAGGAAGTTTGGGCCATGGCAATTGTTGCCTTGTCTTGCCTCAATCCAAAGCCTTCAAAGCGACCCCTCATGAGATACATACTCAGGGCTTTGGAAAATCCTTTAAAGGTAGTCAGGGAAGAAAATTCTGGCTCTGCAAGGCTTAGAACCACTTCTTCTAGAGGGTCTTGGAATGCTGGTGTGTTTGGTAGCTGGCGTCATAGCACATCTGATGCTTCTGGTATTCCAGCAGCCTCCACATATAAAGCTGAAGGAGGCAGCAGTTTAAAACAGTCCGCAACCACAGGTTCACAAGGAAGTGGCCACAATGGGGAGCATTCATCCTCACGCAGACGGCATTCCAGGGAGATAGTCCCGGAACCATCTGATGTTCAAGATATAGTGAGACCAAATCAGGACTAG